A genome region from Neisseria meningitidis includes the following:
- the parC gene encoding DNA topoisomerase IV subunit A encodes MNMQPHAPHTDSNTLMLGRYAERAYLEYAMSVVKGRALPEVSDGQKPVQRRILFAMRDMGLTAGAKPVKSARVVGEILGKYHPHGDSSAYEAMVRMAQDFTLRYPLIDGIGNFGSRDGDGAAAMRYTEARLTPIAELLLSEINQGTVDFVPNYDGAFDEPLHLPARLPMVLLNGASGIAVGMATEIPSHNLNEVTQAAIALLKKPTLETADLMQYIPAPDFAGGGQIITPADELRRIYETGKGSVRVRARYEIEKLARGQWRVIVTELPPNANSAKILAEIEEQTNPKPKAGKKQLNQDQLNTKKLMLDLIDRVRDESDGEHPVRLVFEPKSSRIDTDTFINTLMAQTSLEGNVSMNLVMMGLDNRPAQKNLKTILQEWLDFRTVTVTRRLKFRLNQVEKRLHILEGRLKVFLHIDEVIKVIRESDDPKTDLMAAFGLTEIQAEDILEIRLRQLARLEGFKLEKELNELREEQGRLNILLGDENEKRKLIVKEMQADMKQFGDARRTLVEEAGRAVLTQTTADEPITLILSEKGWIRSRAGHNLDLSQTAFKEGDRLKQTLEGRTILPVVILDSSGRTYTLDAAEIPGGRGDGVPVSSLIELQNGAKPVAMLTGLPEQHYLLSSSGGYGFIAKLGDMVGRVKAGKVVMTADSGETVLPPVAVYASSFINPDCKIIAATNQNRALAFPIGELKIMAKGKGLQIIGLNAGESMTHTAVSSEPEILIESEGRRGAAHKDRIPISLLEAKRGKKGKLLPISGSLKQLSSPK; translated from the coding sequence ATAAATATGCAACCGCACGCTCCACATACCGATTCCAATACGCTGATGCTCGGCCGATACGCCGAACGCGCCTATCTCGAATACGCCATGAGCGTGGTCAAAGGCCGCGCGCTGCCTGAAGTTTCAGACGGCCAAAAGCCCGTTCAGCGGCGCATTTTGTTTGCCATGCGCGATATGGGTTTGACGGCGGGGGCGAAGCCGGTGAAATCGGCGCGCGTGGTCGGCGAGATTTTGGGTAAATACCACCCGCACGGCGACAGTTCCGCCTATGAGGCGATGGTGCGGATGGCGCAGGATTTTACCTTGCGCTATCCCTTAATCGACGGCATCGGCAACTTCGGTTCGCGCGACGGCGACGGTGCGGCGGCGATGCGTTACACCGAAGCTCGGCTGACGCCGATTGCGGAATTGCTGTTGTCCGAAATCAATCAGGGAACGGTGGATTTCGTGCCGAACTACGACGGCGCGTTTGACGAGCCGCTGCACCTGCCCGCCCGCCTGCCTATGGTGTTGCTCAACGGCGCGTCAGGCATCGCGGTGGGCATGGCGACCGAGATTCCGTCGCACAATTTGAACGAAGTGACGCAGGCAGCGATTGCGCTGTTGAAGAAGCCGACGCTGGAAACCGCCGACCTGATGCAATATATTCCTGCGCCCGATTTTGCCGGCGGCGGTCAAATCATCACGCCGGCGGACGAATTGCGCCGGATTTACGAAACCGGCAAAGGCAGCGTGCGCGTGCGTGCGCGTTATGAAATCGAGAAGCTGGCGCGCGGACAGTGGCGCGTCATCGTAACCGAGCTGCCGCCGAACGCCAATTCCGCCAAAATCCTTGCCGAAATCGAAGAACAAACCAACCCGAAACCGAAAGCGGGTAAGAAACAGCTCAACCAAGACCAGCTCAACACCAAAAAGCTGATGCTGGATTTAATCGACCGCGTGCGCGACGAGTCCGACGGCGAACATCCCGTGCGACTGGTGTTCGAACCGAAATCCAGCCGCATCGATACCGATACCTTCATCAACACGCTGATGGCGCAAACTTCGCTGGAAGGCAATGTGTCCATGAACTTGGTGATGATGGGGCTGGACAACCGCCCCGCGCAGAAAAACCTGAAAACGATTTTGCAGGAATGGCTGGATTTCCGCACCGTAACCGTAACACGCCGTCTGAAATTCCGTTTGAACCAAGTGGAAAAACGGCTGCACATCCTCGAAGGCCGTCTGAAAGTCTTTCTGCACATCGACGAAGTGATTAAAGTCATCCGCGAATCAGATGACCCGAAAACCGATTTGATGGCGGCGTTCGGGCTGACCGAAATCCAAGCCGAAGACATTTTGGAAATCCGCCTGCGTCAGTTGGCGCGTTTGGAAGGTTTCAAACTCGAAAAAGAATTGAACGAATTGCGCGAAGAACAAGGCCGTCTGAACATCCTTTTGGGCGACGAAAACGAAAAACGCAAGCTGATTGTCAAAGAGATGCAGGCGGACATGAAACAGTTCGGCGACGCGCGCCGCACGCTGGTGGAAGAAGCCGGACGCGCCGTGCTGACACAAACCACCGCCGACGAACCCATCACACTGATTCTGTCGGAAAAAGGCTGGATACGCAGCCGCGCCGGACACAATCTCGATTTGAGCCAAACCGCGTTCAAAGAAGGCGACCGCCTCAAACAAACCCTCGAAGGCAGAACGATTTTACCCGTCGTCATTCTCGATTCATCGGGCAGAACCTACACCCTTGATGCCGCCGAAATCCCCGGCGGGCGCGGCGACGGCGTGCCGGTTTCATCCTTGATCGAGCTGCAAAACGGCGCGAAACCCGTTGCGATGTTGACAGGATTGCCGGAACAACATTATTTATTATCAAGCAGCGGCGGCTACGGCTTCATCGCCAAACTGGGCGATATGGTCGGGCGCGTGAAAGCGGGCAAAGTGGTGATGACCGCAGACAGCGGCGAAACCGTTTTGCCGCCGGTTGCCGTCTATGCCTCCTCGTTCATCAACCCCGACTGCAAAATCATTGCCGCCACCAATCAAAACCGCGCCCTCGCCTTCCCCATCGGCGAATTGAAAATTATGGCGAAAGGCAAAGGGCTGCAAATCATCGGATTAAACGCCGGCGAATCGATGACGCATACCGCCGTTTCTTCCGAGCCGGAAATCCTGATTGAAAGCGAAGGCAGGCGCGGCGCAGCGCACAAAGACCGCATCCCCATCTCCCTGCTTGAGGCAAAACGCGGCAAAAAAGGCAAACTATTACCCATATCGGGCAGCCTGAAACAGCTTTCTTCCCCGAAATAA
- a CDS encoding 2,3-diphosphoglycerate-dependent phosphoglycerate mutase has protein sequence MELVFIRHGQSEWNAKNLFTGWRDVKLSEQGLAEAAAAGKKLKENGYEFDIAFTSVLTRAIKTCNIVLEESDQLFVPQIKTWRLNERHYGRLQGLDKKQTAEQYGDEQVRIWRRSYDTLPPLLDKDDEFSAHKDRRYAHLPADVIPDGENLQVTLERVLPFWEDQIAPAILSGKRVLVAAHGNSLRALAKHIEGISDEDIMGLEIPTGQPLVYKLDDNLKVIEKFYL, from the coding sequence ATGGAATTGGTATTTATCCGCCACGGACAAAGCGAATGGAACGCGAAAAACCTGTTTACAGGCTGGCGCGACGTGAAGCTGAGCGAGCAGGGGCTTGCCGAGGCTGCTGCCGCCGGTAAAAAACTGAAAGAAAACGGCTATGAGTTCGACATCGCCTTCACATCCGTCCTGACCCGCGCGATTAAGACCTGCAACATCGTTTTGGAAGAATCCGACCAACTGTTCGTACCGCAAATCAAAACATGGCGGCTGAACGAACGCCACTACGGCCGACTGCAAGGCCTGGACAAAAAACAAACCGCCGAACAATACGGCGACGAGCAAGTCCGCATCTGGCGGCGCAGCTACGACACCCTGCCGCCGCTTTTGGACAAAGACGATGAGTTTTCCGCACACAAAGACCGCCGCTATGCCCATCTGCCTGCCGATGTTATCCCCGACGGCGAAAACCTGCAAGTAACGCTGGAGCGCGTATTGCCGTTTTGGGAAGACCAAATCGCCCCCGCGATTTTGAGCGGCAAACGCGTCTTGGTGGCGGCGCACGGCAACTCCCTGCGCGCGCTGGCAAAACACATCGAGGGCATTTCCGACGAAGACATCATGGGCTTGGAAATCCCGACCGGTCAGCCGTTGGTGTACAAATTGGACGACAATTTGAAAGTCATCGAAAAATTCTACCTGTAA